A genome region from Naumovozyma castellii chromosome 5, complete genome includes the following:
- the NCAS0E04080 gene encoding uncharacterized protein (ancestral locus Anc_5.26), with protein sequence MNKRTTQVKNLLLYVCICLTLIAAVEYFKYSTRIHYEWFHCTPIKEQMGGPGSSVIKLWARGGPSCDKRGEFKTIAKRISLDFEPNEEHLSFCIMENMDVPTRHYPVADENKGAPGYVAFAGYDSDYELVEKLCEGETIYHM encoded by the coding sequence ATGAATAAGCGTACCACACAAGTGAAGAATCTTCTACTCTATGTTTGCATCTGTCTGACATTAATTGCTGCAGTGGAATACTTCAAATATTCCACCAGAATTCATTATGAATGGTTCCACTGTACCCCTATTAAAGAACAGATGGGCGGTCCTGGCAGTTCGGTCATAAAGCTATGGGCTCGTGGTGGCCCTAGCTGTGATAAGAGAGGTGAATTTAAGACCATTGCTAAGAGAATTTCTTTAGATTTCGAGCCTAATGAAGAACACCTTTCATTTTGTATTATGGAGAATATGGACGTTCCTACAAGACATTATCCCGTCGCTGACGAAAATAAAGGTGCCCCTGGATATGTTGCATTTGCCGGTTACGATTCCGACTATGAGTTGGTGGAAAAGTTATGCGAAGGTGAAACAATTTATCATATGTGA
- the NCAS0E04090 gene encoding uncharacterized protein produces the protein MTSRSRSSKPIEEESKNAIRPIHTIDSVIRDDPSNKKEKLVRVQSEEKSSTPATKDSDINDISHINVSYGRNDTGTLKAAGAVIPNPLKEVRYSLPKKRTSSKEIRDDSSSKKENAFRDYSENKSPAQASKTSETKEANHVNVNFNANDVGILTGDVVGSNSPNRYQSILHENGATTDRMTTWNAKEHVLPQDEQILVKSIRHLSSCYSFPRNKVLLRLAHDCLKRRGIENEPSLRAAWINSFLSRNKNILLMENNIHEDKVNATYKNKTNFNHFYDRLSLSLKKFKFPREQILKLDEIVCYINEEEGRSTFRFPMDKEILHDDDNYKDGNFKELKIIECVRSTGTIFPPTVIFPEGTILNESVTPFFSENKEKFTNWKFIHSVRGSDSAPLWWLQNIFKVYGRKGHKPSLLLIKEDSPFLTTRFILACSKMNVQLFLLSEESDFWCKPLQISSFGLMEGFIDFASTNPDATPSHLHTKNYPMPLMKPLLLYASSRLHGLKTFDIRSGFKNSGIVPCDKTVVEERIWKSKEKDSADQNQEISTSSNVTKTNSDDIKVKAEITSIDLLNDTDGEEENDKDNEDDEVDDDVLMMLPTTSNNKDINVSEMLKEPSKVDSSNDSIVEREEGAARTSSSDMAFTNDTGLSENKKVEKPLELNKSDDENPDVESVTNFSKFINAFNAKTSTLFVADGNEEPSNAEKHDIQMTGSIAKKDRQ, from the coding sequence ATGACTTCAAGGTCAAGATCTTCAAAGCCAATCgaagaagaatcaaagAATGCTATTCGCCCCATTCATACGATAGATTCAGTGATTCGAGACGATCCAAGCAACAAGAAGGAGAAACTAGTGAGAGTTCAATCAGAGGAGAAGTCCTCTACACCAGCAACTAAAGATTCTGATATAAATGATATAAGTCACATTAATGTAAGCTATGGTAGAAATGATACCGGAACCTTGAAGGCTGCAGGCGCAGTTATCCCAAATCCTCTAAAGGAAGTTCGATATAGTTTACCTAAGAAACGGACTTCCAGTAAAGAAATTCGAGATGATTCCAGTAgcaagaaagaaaatgcaTTTAGGGATTATTCAGAAAATAAGTCCCCCGCTCAGGCATCGAAAACGTCTGAAACAAAGGAAGCAAATCACGTTAATGTGAACTTTAATGCAAACGATGTTGGAATTTTAACTGGAGATGTTGTTGGGTCAAATTCTCCAAATCGATATCAATCTATTTTGCATGAGAACGGTGCCACTACCGATAGAATGACCACCTGGAATGCAAAAGAACATGTATTACCACAAGATGAACAAATATTGGTTAAGTCAATACGGCATCTTTCATCATGTTACtcatttccaagaaataaGGTATTGTTACGTTTGGCCCATGATTGTTTAAAGAGAAGGGGTATTGAGAATGAACCAAGCCTGAGAGCTGCATGgattaattcatttttatcAAGAAATAAGAACATCTTattaatggaaaataatattcatgAAGACAAGGTTAACGCAACCTATAAAAATAAGACAAATTTTAATCATTTTTATGATCGCCTATCtttatcattgaaaaaatttaagtTTCCAAGAGAGCAAATCCTAAAGCTTGATGAGATTGTTTGTTATATAAATGAAGAGGAGGGACGCTCTACATTTCGTTTTCCTATGGATAAGGAAATATTGcatgatgatgataactATAAAGATGGTAATTTTAAGGaattaaaaattattgaatgtGTTAGAAGTACAGGAACCATTTTCCCACCAACTGTTATATTTCCTGAAGGGACAATCCTAAATGAGTCAGTAACACCATTTTTCTCAGAgaataaggaaaaatttACGAATTGGAAGTTTATTCATTCTGTTCGAGGTAGTGATAGTGCACCTTTGTGGTGGTTACAAAACATATTTAAGGTATATGGGAGAAAAGGTCATAAGCCATCTTTATTgttaattaaagaagattCACCCTTTTTAACCACAAGGTTCATTCTAGCATGCTCCAAGATGAATGTTCAATTATTCCTCCTTTCCGAGGAGAGTGATTTTTGGTGTAAACCCTTACAAATTAGTTCTTTTGGGTTGATGGAGGGGTTTATAGATTTTGCCTCAACAAATCCTGATGCAACCCCTTCACATTTGCATACAAAAAACTATCCTATGCCCCTTATGAAACCTCTACTGTTGTATGCTTCAAGTAGACTCCATGGATTGAAAACGTTTGATATTAGGAGTGGGTTTAAGAATAGTGGTATAGTACCATGTGATAAAACAGTCGTCGAAGAAAGGATATGGAAATCCAAAGAAAAGGACAGTGCTGACCAGAATCAGGAGATTTCTACATCAAGTAATGTAACTAAAACCAACTCGGATGATATTAAAGTAAAAGCAGAAATTACTTCAATTGACCTACTTAATGACACGgatggtgaagaagagaatgaCAAAGATAATGAGGACGATGAAGTTGATGACGATGTCCTAATGATGTTGCCAACGACTTCTAATAATAAGGATATAAATGTAAGTGAAATGCTTAAAGAGCCTTCGAAGGttgattcttcaaatgacAGCATAGTCGAAAGAGAAGAAGGTGCGGCAAGGACGTCATCCAGTGATATGGCATTTACTAACGACACAGGTTTATCGGAGAACAAGAAAGTAGAGAAGCCATTGGAGCTAAATAAgtctgatgatgaaaacCCTGATGTTGAGTCAGTGACCAACTTTAGTAAGTTTATAAATGCTTTCAATGCTAAGACCTCAACACTCTTTGTAGCTGATGGCAATGAGGAACCATCAAACGCTGAAAAGCATGATATTCAAATGACAGGTTCAATAGCCAAAAAGGACAGACAATGA
- the RTT102 gene encoding Rtt102p (ancestral locus Anc_5.24) yields MIVDTDDTINYEELDVFDLDQFDRSKGDVGGDAFSRKQKKNGAQTGEDSLTMADIRGAVGGSEAIPGLSGSSDANTKSNEKKNGADTTAQDSEPIVDDVSTAGTTTLTPSIVTELPSSVGNESSDKTYNEDLNTVVSTTVETSDRTDPTSITTTQLDLVGETEKSATENIPNVTQEPTEEELKNAAKPTLDEDGDIALE; encoded by the coding sequence ATGATTGTAGACACTGATGATACCATTAATTATGAAGAACTTGATGTATTCGATCTTGACCAATTCGATAGAAGTAAAGGCGATGTCGGTGGTGACGCCTTCAGTAGGAAGCAGAAAAAGAATGGCGCACAGACAGGGGAGGATTCTTTGACCATGGCTGATATTAGAGGGGCCGTTGGTGGAAGTGAGGCCATCCCAGGTCTTTCAGGATCAAGTGATGCAAATACCAAAagtaatgaaaagaaaaatggagCAGACACTACTGCTCAAGATTCAGAACCAATAGTGGACGATGTGTCTACTGCTGGCACTACTACACTAACACCGTCCATTGTAACCGAACTTCCTTCATCGGTGGGAAACGAATCTTCTGATAAAACCTACAATGAAGATCTCAATACAGTAGTAAGCACTACAGTAGAGACATCCGATAGAACAGATCCAACCTCAATCACTACTACACAATTAGACTTGGTAGGAGAAACTGAAAAGTCCGCAACGGAAAATATACCCAATGTGACACAGGAACcaactgaagaagaattaaaaaatgcTGCAAAGCCAACACTGGATGAAGACGGTGATATTGCGCTAGAGTAG
- the RNH70 gene encoding Rnh70p (ancestral locus Anc_5.23), whose protein sequence is MKYSENKRYSKDQTVLIKCILSRGFCSFLLSLHSLPILLILMDSPGTSPKKEIHHSAGVVLDKGHPISESQSQMVDSSVARLSISEDSASKFGIVNSISNSSEKGTDSTSNQVKRRRSSVASINGNVIMKSRQNSTISLPRKKKKKKNSKPFSFTITDQYVGKHDNTKKISIKDIRDLTLYALKDTNNMPPWVQLDNRSSLQKMIVLFVPGLETPDFNLPDGATFDDILKNKDECNFKYFSKYPDLISLVPNNDLQAFPVVAPGSRTTLYSAYNSFMNVGLTKNEKITRRNELSKKRITIHDLLMDLDKLIENDYPIHPDTEGLTSDMKIELTEQEKNSTDTWFNTKKFDHNGSHTYALDCEMCLSDNGLVLTRASIVDFDCKVLYDKLVKPDVPIIDYLTKYSGITKEKLEPVTTTLKDVQEDILKIISSDDVLIGHSLQSDLNVLKLRHPKVVDTALIFDHKAGPPFKPALRYLASEYLHTTIQNTDVLGHNSIEDARTCMELTKLKIVNGMVFGISINTENLFSRLMKSGVRTLLLNDSVPSRQTGLENDLRNLATQKLRCTTDQEIYDNILEKMNSFELTVGRLRDLEFSRGFSQPSLKSSRRMEDVPSAEVILENLGKNINEIYEKAPSGTLIMILSGTGDTRPWGQIMKELNKLPNQEKMSQRKEREKEIERSIGVARDGVATVIIKQDSSIKND, encoded by the coding sequence ATGAAGTATTCGGAGAATAAAAGATACAGTAAAGATCAAACTGTCTTAATTAAGTGCATTCTTTCCCGTGGATTCTGTTCTTTTTTGCTATCATTACATTCGCTACCAATCCTGCTAATATTAATGGATTCGCCAGGAACATCGCCTAAGAAGGAAATACACCATTCAGCTGGTGTCGTTCTGGATAAAGGTCATCCGATATCAGAATCACAATCGCAAATGGTCGATAGTAGTGTGGCAAGACTAAGTATTAGTGAAGATTCTGcttcaaaatttggaattgtgAACTCCATCTCGAACAGTTCCGAAAAAGGGACAGATTCGACATCGAACCAGGtcaagagaagaagatcaagtGTAGCATCCATTAATGGTAATGTCATCATGAAATCAAGACAAAATAGTACTATTTCTTTACccagaaagaaaaagaaaaagaagaacagcaaaccattttcttttacGATTACAGATCAATACGTTGGTAAACATGATAATACCAAGAAGATTTCGATTAAAGATATTAGAGATCTAACATTATATGCATTAAAGGATACGAATAATATGCCCCCTTGGGTTCAGCTAGATAACAGAAGTTCATTGCAGAAGATGATTGTCTTATTTGTTCCTGGCTTAGAGACTCCAGATTTCAATCTACCAGATGGTGCCACGTTTGACgacattttgaaaaataaagatgaatgtaatttcaaatatttcagcaAATATCCAGATTTGATAAGTTTAGTTCCCAATAATGATCTACAGGCTTTCCCAGTGGTTGCACCAGGCTCTAGAACTACTTTATATTCCGCTTATAATTCATTCATGAATGTAGGATTGacaaagaatgaaaaaattacaCGTAGAAATGAGCTATCTAAGAAGAGGATAACCATCCATGATTTATTGATGGACCTTGacaaattaattgaaaatgattaCCCAATTCATCCAGACACCGAGGGGTTAACATCTGATATGAAAATTGAATTGACAGAACAGGAGAAAAATTCCACTGACACATGGTTCAACACCAAAAAATTTGATCACAATGGTTCACATACATACGCACTTGACTGTGAAATGTGTCTTTCTGATAATGGATTGGTATTAACTAGGGCTAGTATTGTTGATTTCGATTGCAAAGTTCTGTATGATAAATTAGTGAAACCCGACGTTCCTATTATTGATTATTTAACTAAATATAGTGGTATTACTAAGGAGAAGTTAGAGCCAGTGACAACCACTTTGAAGGATGTGCAAGAAGATATATTAAAGATCATTAGTTCAGATGACGTTTTAATTGGGCATTCATTACAAAGTGATTTAAATGTCTTAAAACTAAGACACCCAAAAGTTGTTGATACTGCTCTTATCTTTGACCATAAAGCTGGTCCACCATTCAAGCCAGCACTACGTTATTTGGCATCCGAATATCTCCATACAACTATTCAAAATACAGATGTCCTTGGTCATAATTCCATTGAAGACGCTAGGACATGTATGGAATTGACTAAATTAAAAATCGTCAATGGAATGGTATTTGGTATATCTATAAATACCGAAAATTTGTTTTCGAGGCTAATGAAATCTGGTGTGAGAACCTTACTCTTGAATGATTCAGTTCCATCAAGACAGACAGGATTAGAAAATGATCTTCGAAATTTAGCCACCCAAAAGTTACGTTGCACTACAGACCAAGAGATATATGATAATATTCTAGAAAAGATgaattcatttgaattaacAGTGGGGAGATTGAgagatttggaattttcaAGAGGATTTTCTCAGCCATCACTTAAATCAAGTCGTAGAATGGAAGATGTACCCTCAGCAGAGGTAATACTAGAAAATTTAggtaaaaatattaatgaaatatatgaaaaagCTCCATCTGGAACACTAATTATGATCTTATCAGGTACCGGTGATACTAGGCCTTGGGGTcagataatgaaagaattaaataaattaccAAATCAAGAGAAAATGTCACAAAGAAAGGAGAGAGAGAAAGAGATTGAACGTTCCATTGGAGTCGCACGAGATGGTGTTGCCACGGTTATCATAAAACAAGATTCAAGCATCAAAAATGACTGA
- the CAB4 gene encoding putative pantetheine-phosphate adenylyltransferase (ancestral locus Anc_5.17), with protein sequence MRVGIVLDWFHRTDYTSVQVILKQCLNQIEFRTEHQKEDCLDILLVNNHRTPIQTSHYLDTILGKLYSVTRDILLEHGFYLLPINILFEGFNSDIARWDVLFTGENSLFIKENVLHYKKHIPFQISHAESPEYEDEEDSEVDGLHVDRNKYEVTALGGTFDHIHDGHKILLTMAAFVTSKRLIVGVTDEELLVNKKFKEYLQNFDERCSNVQSFIDLIKPTLKTEIVPIKDVCGPTGTVPEIECLVVSRETIKGGEFVNKTRKAKGFSILDIVVVNILGGDEEDGWKEKLSSTEIRKMTMEHQQRHSQKSHPKTS encoded by the coding sequence ATGAGAGTTGGGATCGTATTGGATTGGTTTCATAGAACGGATTATACCAGTGTGCAAGTTATCTTGAAACAATGCCTGAACCAAATAGAATTCCGAACAGAACACCAGAAGGAAGATTGCCTTGATATTTTACTCGTGAACAACCATAGAACCCCTATTCAAACGTCACATTATCTCGATACAATACTGGGAAAGCTGTATAGCGTCACAAGAGATATACTGTTAGAGCATGGATTTTATCTTCTGCCCATTAATATTCTCTTTGAAGGGTTCAATTCTGATATCGCACGATGGGATGTCTTATTTACTGGTGAGAACTCATTGTTTATAAAGGAGAACGTCCTGCATTATAAAAAGCATATACCTTTCCAAATATCACATGCTGAATCACCTGAatatgaagatgaggaGGACAGCGAAGTCGATGGGTTACACGTGGATAGGAACAAATATGAAGTTACAGCTTTGGGTGGAACATTCGATCATATCCATGATGGCCACAAGATTCTTTTGACTATGGCTGCATTTGTTACTTCTAAGAGATTAATAGTAGGTGTCACGGATGAGGAATTGTTGGTGAATAAGAAGTTTAAAGAGTATTTACagaattttgatgaaagatGTTCTAATGTTCAATCTTTCATCGACTTAATAAAACCAACATTGAAGACCGAAATTGTGCCGATTAAAGATGTATGTGGTCCCACAGGAACAGTTCCCGAAATCGAATGCCTTGTGGTGAGTCGTGAGACGATAAAGGGTGGTGAGTTTGTCAATAAGACTAGAAAGGCTAAGGGGTTTTCTATTTTAGATATCGTGGTGGTGAATATCCTTGGCGgagatgaggaagatggGTGGAAGGAGAAGTTGAGCAGTACAGAAATTAGGAAGATGACGATGGAACATCAACAGAGGCATAGTCAGAAATCTCACCCAAAAACATCTTAG
- the CWC22 gene encoding U2-type spliceosomal complex subunit CWC22 (ancestral locus Anc_5.16) yields the protein MAEKQSVVPGEEAQRKNWQLLSSCLERILSSIDASKLEDSFKDVFQVNVILGQNILINKIITLQQSQDKAVVYSALIALITSEVPEIGLEFSKAATIQFIIGYNRSNKRSCFAMINLLCSLFNYEVVHEIVILQLLHLLLQDINTFSISIIVTIMTNCGAQLLTLSRVAHNMIYEKLRELLQSNNLKNDQINESIEALFDLRRLNYKSPRVPKLLTLPEHIIHTHTFMIDELDTTKPNRGDFQFHSDYQELEDCYQNVKDRITLLNKEAEKEKADITQKNVLSDMKDMTATDDLEFKKKIYLLLKSSLSGDEAAHKILKLRIPDDDKWKIVDVIIKSSLQESTYSKFYGLLSERLLTSHKSWRGSFEKNFQSDYENVENWEPSQLRILGKLWGHILATDLISLSVFQIVKLNEDDTNAASRIFLKFILQEYVADLGIDEVKRRFDDVEAQKYMETVFPSENPDWIRYSINYFTAIGLGVLTEKMRLRLNVIQQESMEQGEEEEEDLQEEEQEEVETNEPIPSIRMESSGKMNPNMIPLGDHAKRRRNRSVSPSRRRRNRSRSPLPRRRKRQ from the coding sequence ATGGCTGAGAAGCAAAGTGTGGTTCCAGGAGAAGAAGCtcaaaggaaaaattggCAACTGTTAAGTTCATGCTTAGAACGAATACTTTCAAGCATAGATGCTTCCAAACTGGAAGATTCATTCAAAGATGTATTCCAAGTAAACGTAATATTGGGTCAAAATATCTTAATAAATAAGATTATAACTTTACAACAATCTCAGGATAAGGCTGTTGTTTACAGTGCTCTGATAGCACTGATAACTTCAGAAGTTCCTGAAATAGGTCTGGAATTCAGTAAAGCGGCAACCATTCAGTTCATTATAGGATATAATAGGTCTAATAAGAGATCCTGTTTTGCCATGAtaaatcttctttgttcACTTTTTAATTATGAGGTGGTTCATGAGATTGTGATATTGCAATTATTACATTTACTTCTGCAAGATATTAATACATTTTCCATAAGCATAATTGTGACGATAATGACTAATTGTGGTGCACAATTGTTGACTCTGAGTCGAGTTGCTCATAATATGATATATGAGAAGTTGAGAGAGTTGTTACAATCgaataatttaaaaaatgaCCAAATAAACGAATCGATAGAGGCGTTGTTTGATTTGCGAAGGTTGAATTATAAATCTCCAAGGGTGCCCAAGTTATTAACGTTACCTGAACATATCATACACACTCATACATTTATGATAGATGAATTAGATACTACAAAACCGAACCGTGGtgattttcaattccattCTGATTATCAGGAATTGGAGGATTGTTATCAGAATGTGAAAGACCGAATAACATTACTGAATAAAGAAgcagaaaaagaaaaggcaGATATTACACAAAAGAATGTACTTAGTGATATGAAGGATATGACAGCCACGGATGATTtagaattcaagaaaaaaatatatcttctGTTGAAGAGTTCACTTTCTGGTGATGAAGCAGCTCAcaagattttaaaattaagaATACCAGATGATGacaaatggaaaatagTAGATGTGATTATTAAGTCATCGTTACAGGAATCTACATACTCCAAATTCTATGGATTGCTATCTGAGAGGTTGTTAACGAGTCATAAGTCTTGGAGGGGTTCATTTGAgaaaaatttccaatctGATTATGAGAATGTTGAAAATTGGGAACCGTCACAGCTAAGAATCTTGGGGAAACTTTGGGGTCATATTTTGGCAACTGATTTAATTAGTTTGAgtgtttttcaaattgtaaAACTAAATGAGGATGATACTAATGCTGCTAGTcgaatttttttaaaattcaTCTTGCAGGAGTACGTGGCAGATTTAGGTATTGATGAAGTTAAGAGACGGTTTGATGATGTAGAGGCTCAAAAATATATGGAGACAGTGTTTCCCTCGGAGAACCCTGATTGGATTAGGTACTCAATCAATTATTTTACTGCGATTGGATTGGGTGTGCTCACGGAGAAGATGAGATTACGACTAAATGTGATCCAACAAGAGTCAATGGAGCAAGGagaggaggaggaggaggatCTACAGGAGGAAGAGCAAGAGGAGGTAGAAACCAATGAACCTATTCCTTCCATCAGAATGGAATCTTCTGGCAAAATGAATCCTAATATGATACCTTTAGGTGATCATGCCAAAAGACGTCGCAATAGATCAGTGTCTCCCTCtagaaggagaagaaatagGTCACGTAGCCCTTTGCCAAGGCGCCGTAAGCGTCAATAG
- the SCW4 gene encoding putative family 17 glucosidase (ancestral locus Anc_5.15): protein MRFSTLVTSASLLGAAVALPAVHQHREKRDAEAVVEAVNQDNVAAAAGAVVTTTTTVGAAAAAAATPAAAKAASTQAAKAAASSSSSSSSSSDSTEMTAVGVKGITYSPYNADGSCKSSSQVASDLQTLKDYPVIRLYGTDCDQVANVLQNKASSQKVFLGVYFIDQIQSSIDTMSAAIKQYGSWDDVVSVSIGNELVNSNQATPAQVGQYVATGRAALTAAGYTGKVVSVDTFISVINNPELCQYSDYMAVNAHAYFDQYTEAANAGDWVLQQIQRVWTACDGKKDVVITESGWPSKGETYGVAVPSKANQQAAIASIKKACGSDTYLFTAFNDYWKADGAYGVEKYFGVHSDE, encoded by the coding sequence ATGCGTTTCTCCACTTTAGTTACTTCCGCATCTTTATTAGGTGCTGCCGTCGCCCTACCAGCTGTTCACCAACACAGAGAAAAGCGTGATGCTGAAGCCGTCGTTGAAGCTGTCAACCAAGACAATGTCGCCGCCGCCGCTGGTGCCGTCGTTACCACCACTACCACTGTTGGTGCTGCTGCCGCTGCCGCTGCTACCCCAGCTGCTGCCAAGGCTGCTTCCACTCAAGCTGCCAAGGCCGCcgcttcttcttcttcttcctcttcctcttcttctgaCAGCACCGAAATGACTGCTGTCGGTGTCAAGGGTATCACTTACTCTCCATACAACGCTGATGGTTCTTGTAAGTCTTCCAGCCAAGTCGCTTCCGATTTGCAAACTTTGAAAGACTATCCAGTCATCAGATTGTACGGTACCGATTGTGACCAAGTCGCTAACGTTCTTCAAAACAAGGCCTCCTCTCAAAAGGTCTTTCTAGGTGTCTACTTCATCGATCAAATTCAATCCAGTATCGATACCATGAGCGCCGCCATCAAGCAATACGGTTCTTGGGATGATGTCGTTTCCGTCTCCATCGGTAACGAATTAGTTAACAGTAACCAAGCTACTCCAGCTCAAGTTGGTCAATACGTTGCCACCGGTAGAGCTGCCTTGACTGCTGCTGGTTACACTGGTAAGGTTGTCTCCGTCGACACTTTCATCTCCGTCATTAACAACCCTGAATTATGTCAATACTCTGACTACATGGCTGTTAACGCTCACGCTTACTTTGATCAATACACTGAAGCCGCTAACGCTGGTGACTGGGTCTTgcaacaaattcaaagagTTTGGACTGCTTGTGATGGTAAGAAGGATGTCGTTATTACTGAATCCGGTTGGCCATCAAAGGGTGAAACCTACGGTGTCGCCGTCCCATCTAAGGCTAATCAACAAGCTGCAATTGCTTCCATTAAGAAGGCTTGTGGTTCTGATACTTATTTGTTCACCGCTTTCAACGATTACTGGAAGGCTGATGGTGCTTACGGTGTTGAAAAATACTTCGGTGTTCACTCCGATGAATAA
- the PXR1 gene encoding telomerase inhibitor (ancestral locus Anc_5.12) — translation MGLAAVRTKQRFGLDPRNTAWSNDKSRFGHKFLEKFGWQPGEGLGMSPQVSQTTHIKVSIKDDNLGLGAKIKRKERKDEFDNGECAGLDVFQRILGRLNGKEEEIVDELEKQRKDRVLNGKWGINFVKGDVLASTWDPKTKKLKSYSNMEKKRSSDSDDSDEDSNSESEEEEKKKHKHKHKKRKLEKKEKKSKLKKSKSEKKEKKSKKEKKHKKEKKKEKKHAARLESSASASNIPDSVSTRLSVRSRWIKQKRAAIMDSKALNEIFMITND, via the coding sequence ATGGGTTTGGCTGCAGTGAGAACAAAACAGAGGTTCGGGTTGGATCCCAGAAATACAGCATGGAGTAATGATAAGTCTCGATTCGGTCATAAATTtttagaaaaatttggatgGCAACCAGGTGAAGGTTTAGGTATGAGCCCTCAGGTTTCTCAAACAACACATATTAAAGTCTCCATTAAGGATGATAATCTAGGGTTGGGTGCCAAGATCaagaggaaagaaagaaaggaTGAATTCGATAATGGTGAATGTGCAGGTCTTGATgtatttcaaagaatattgGGAAGATTAAATGGTAAGGAGGAGgaaattgttgatgaattggaaaagcAAAGAAAGGATAGAGTGTTGAATGGGAAATGGGgaataaattttgttaaAGGTGATGTGCTGGCATCCACTTGGGACCCCAAGAcgaaaaaattaaagagtTATTCCAACATGGAAAAGAAACGCTCGAGCGATAGCGATGATAGCGATGAGGATAGCAATAgtgaaagtgaagaagaggaaaagaaaaagcaCAAGCATAAAcacaagaaaagaaagttagagaaaaaggaaaagaaatcCAAACTCAAGAAGAGTAAATctgaaaagaaggaaaagaaatccaagaaggagaagaaacataagaaggagaagaagaaggaaaaaaagCATGCTGCTCGTTTGGAATCTAGTGCATCTGCTTCAAATATACCCGATTCTGTCTCCACCAGACTTTCAGTACGTTCCAGATGGATCAAGCAAAAGAGAGCAGCAATCATGGATTCTAAGgcattgaatgaaatcTTCATGATAACAAACGATTAA